Within the Salvelinus sp. IW2-2015 linkage group LG19, ASM291031v2, whole genome shotgun sequence genome, the region tctcaaggccatcagactgttaatcagccatcactagcattgagtggctgctgccaacatagacaaatctctggccactctaatacatttaataaatgtatcactagtcactttaaataacgccactttaataatgtctacatatcctacattactcatctcatatgtatattgtKctgccatcctgttagaaggtaacagatGATTTTATTACAGTGGTTAAGATGGATTTTCATCGTGTTCCATGATGTTTATCGCCCCCTATCGGAGCTTTCTGGTCCTTAGAAAGACTGTAGGGAAACAGGAAGTAGAGTAGTTGTTCTGCACGCAGagaagcagctaaaaacaacgctacGGTGCAGGGCTTTCAGTGcagttatttcttgtcacgcttcagcctcggaaaatatttgtttgtaaattCGATTCAAGCATATTGCTTGTGATGATAATTTTGTTATTGATAGAATTGCTATCTTATCAATGTTAgttggttgcatttactcacacaTATTGCCTTGCCTTTCATGTATGCCAGcagctgtattactttgctcgtgcgtcatgtaAATGGAATTGTAAAACATGCAATACTGTAGTTTTGTTACAGTATTAGCCAATTACCAYATGAGTAACAGTTAGCCAATTACCATATGAGTAAcaattagctatatggtttggcatcatgccagatACATGGTACCTTTGCACGTGCTTTGTATTTATGCAACTTCAACTtgaaatgtataatgtacagcgGCAGTATGTCGATGTGAATTGAAAactaaagtatattattttctgtattttgcagCTTCACAACAtaaatgttttcaatatattcattcaagaaaagtcacgccTTGGGAGTTTAATTGAAGAattagttgttagctatctgtctagttttgcatgggaatGCAATTCCAGGGcagaatatatatactgtattcaataCCATCTACTggatcttgcctatgccgcacggctgTCGCTCATCCATaaatttatatgtacatattcttattcatccctttacatttgtgtgtataaggtagtcgttgtgaatttgttagatKacttgttagatgttactgcactgttgtaactagaagcacaagcattttgctacactcgcattaacatctgctaaccatgtgtacagttgaagtcggaagtttacatacaccttagccaaatacatttaaactcagtttttcacaattcctgacatttaattagagtaaaaattccctgtcttaggtcagccaCTTTatcttaagaatgtgaaatgtcaataatagtagagtgatttatttcagcttttatttctttcatcacattcccagtgggtcagaagtttacacacactcaattagtatttggtagcattgcctttaaattgtttaacttgggtcaaacgtttcgggtagctttccacaagcttcccacaataagttgggtgaattttggcccattcctcctcacagagctggtgtaagtgagtcaggtttgtaggccttcttgcttgcacacactttttcagttctgccctcacattttctataggattgaggtcagggcttcgtgatggccacttcaataccttgactttgttgtccttaagccattttgccacaactttggaagtatgcttggggtcattgtccatttggaagacccatttgcgaccatgctttaacttcctgactgatgtcttgagatgttgcttcaatatatccacataattatacTTCCTCATGATACcccctattttgtgaagtgcatcagtccatcctgcagcaaagcacccccacaacatggtgttaccacccctgtgcttcacggttgggatggtgttcttcagcttgcaagcatccccctttttcctccaaacatatcgatggtcattatggccaaacagttctatttttgtttcatcagaccagaggacatttctccaaaagcacgatctttgtccccatgtgtagttgcaaaccgtagtctgtcttttttatggcggttttggagcagtggcttccttgctgggcagcctttcaggttatgtcgatataggactcgttttactgtggatacagaaacttttgtacccgtttcctccagcatcttcacaaggtcctttgctgttgttctgggattgatttgcacttttcacaccaaagtacgttaaactctaggagacagaacRcgtctccttcctgagcggtatgatgactacgtggtcccatggtgtttatacttgcgtactattgtttgtacagatgaacatggaactttcaggcatttggaaattgctcccaaggatgaaccagacttgtggaggtctacaaaaaaaaaatctgaggtcttggcagatttgttttgattttggatatagtgaattataagtgaaatagtctatctgtaaacaaattgtggaaaaatttgtgtgtcatgcacaaagtagatgtcctaaccgacttgccaaaaactatagtttgttaacaagaaatttgtagagtggttgaaaaacgatttaatgactccaacctaagtgtatgtaaacttccgacttcactgtatgtgaccaataaaatttgattggatttgtgcGCAGCATTTTTGTCTcaggcttctgtgtgtgtgtgtgtgtgtgtgttgtgtgtgtgtgtgtgtggggtgtgtgtgtgtgtgtgtgtgtgtgtgtgtgtgtgtggtgttgtgtgtgtgtgtgtggtgtgtgtgtgtgtgtgtgtggtgtgtgtgtgtgtgtgtgtgtgtgtgtgtgttgtgtggttgtgtgttgtggtgtgtgtgtgtgtggtgttgtgtgtggtgtgtgtgtgtgtgtgtgtgggttgtgttgtgtgtgtgtgtgtttgtgtgtgtgtgtgtgtgtgtgtgtgttgtggtggtgtgtgtgtgtgtgtgtgtgtggtggttgtgtgtgtgtgttgtgggtgtgtgtgtgtgtgtgtgggtgtgtgtggtgtgtgtgtgtgtatatgcgttctacgtgtggctcagttggtagagcatggcgcttgcaacgccagggttgtgggttcattccccacgggggaccaggatgaatatgtatgaaactttccaatttgtaagtcgctctggataagagcgtctgctaaatgacttaaatgtaaaatgtaaatgtctaccAGCTTCCTGACACACGTTCCTGGCACCAGAGAGGAGACCCCATCAGTAGCAAAGCACCTAACAGATTCAGCCCAAaggatcatacacacacacacacacacacacacacacatggctccCTGTTTGACAGACGCTCTCCCTTCTCACAGAAATCACCTTtacctcatatacacacacacaagacatatGCCAGTCACATCTCGCTGGTCATGACACTGGGGCTCTGTGAGCATCCCTGGACGGGACAAAGGCACATGATAAAATTACACACATTGAGTACATACATAGTGCCTGCCTGTGTCTCAGCCAAAGCCTACTGTGTGTAACATTCAATACAGACACTGACCAGCAgagtccctctatccctccacccattccatcctccatcctccctcctttaccctcctctgcctgctctGAAAGATCAACACAATCAGTACTTTCAGACCTTTCACTCACACCAATTCAACACACTCTgtccacacacactctgtctacAGATTCCCATGGGGACAAGAAAACATACTGTGTACCAAGMCACACACACGAACAAGCACAAAATCACACAAAGGACATGCACCCACAGAGacaaattaacacacacacgcacacacacgtcatCCCAGCGGCAGACAGACATCCATGATGACTTCATGACAGTGAGTCATGCGTGCTAAACAGCAGATGCAGCTAGCTTTATTCAAACCTCATCTCAATTCCAACATTTTAATCATCAGTTGTTGGCAGTGCTCAAAATGTGCATCTATTTTTTGAATGAAGTTAAATCTGATTTGAATTTCTATtcctgaaaagaaaaaaaactgtagtacgacaaacacacaacacacacctctggAGGGCAACTGGATTTCCCATCTCCACATTTACTAATTTATCTCCCCAAAAATAGCATCACACGGGATCTACCTTCCGCATTGTTTAGCAGTAAATTGAAAGCATTCTTATCACACGCTGCGCATCTGCACACAAAACCTGCATAAACATATCAGGCTGCAGttccatgcagacacacatattcacacacaccatGTCTCATCCTTAAAGTGAACCGTTATACATCTTCTCTTTAGCGGAGGCTTTCAACCTCCGACTGTACACAATCAAAACAATTCTTTAGAACGACTACCTTTCAAGGACAAGAGCTTTCAACATTCATTCCACTTTTTCCAGACTAAAGCTTGGAAGCACACAACTGCCGTAACCATTTCCAAGCATAGAAAATACTTTTCAACTGGTGCTTTGAACAGGCTTAGAGATTCTCAGACCTAGGCCATTGCTGTTCCTATCCGTGAAATCCTACCGGTGTGTCTGAGGTTTTTCCACAGCAGGACCGGTAAATGTGAACGGTTAAGTTAAACCACTTTGGATTATAAATGGGCTGCTTTAAACAGGGCCTAACCTAGGAAAAGACCAACATAAGCCAATGTCCACTGTGGCACAAAAAGGGACAAGGAACCAAAGATGCACAACACCAGATTTGTAACATGGGGTCTCATGTAATGTGCTCAGGTGGTGTGAAAACAATAGGTTTCACTACCTAAAAACCTGAGAACTTCAAAGAAAGGTCAGTGTGTTAGCAGCAGAGATGTGAAGTGACTCGTCTAGCATGAAAAGACGCAACAAACCTCAGACACACCGGCAGGATTGTCAAAGGCACACCTGCTGGCAGTACTTAGCACCTATGAACAGCGTCAGCAGTAAATCtattttgtgttcacacagcaaagaccttggaagTCTTCAGCCacttagccttgttaaaatactccaaaccagaaggtggcagtagcgttgtttggCAATGATTATCCATGCGTATTGcttatggtctagattccaaGTTATCTGTACTAATCttgctattttgtagaaagaTGACTTAGAAACTatttaattcactctccataatcccatactgccagtgccagcccatagccaaatgattagctagctaatgttagcatattcgctagctagcacaatatagctagctaatgtggctagctagctaatgtagctagctagctaaggacactgcactaacctggcagctaacacaggcagctgtttcatggaaactagcAAATCCATAGACTAAGGAGAAGAAGGCGGAGTCAACCATGTCCGGAAGTGacttcaccattcatttttcggATTCATGTTCACTCAAACATTGTTTTAAGCTTTGTTTTACTATTGATAGTTACAGCTGATTTCGGGATTGTATATAAATCCGGTCTCCTTTAATATTTGTCATCTGATGTATTCGTTTCAGTCTCTGAATAGTTTATCATACTTTTCGCCATCAGCTCCTGATATCAGGGCATATAATCTACAATTCGTGTCCTGAATTAGCCTAATGTGCATGTGCATCCAGCTATATCCTGTCCGAGTTTGTTTTCCCtgattaacaagaaatgtgtggttgaaaaacgagttttaacgactccaacctaagtgtatgtaaacttccgactgtaagATGGTAATACAATGGTAATACAATAGTAATACAATAATACCTGGGGGTACAGTAATGGTAGAAAAATTGCTAAATATGCTTCCTCTACACCTCTTCATACCACTGATCTGAGAAGCATGGTGGGAGGTATTTTAAACCAAAGTGATCATGAAGGGGAACAGATGAGGAAAGCAAAGCCCTTTGAAGGCAACATAGAACTTTACCTTGCGTCATTATTGGATGCTTTCCTGGAAAAGATACAATGACTGTTCAGAATACGAGAGGGCAGATCCTGAAGCAAAGCAGAAGCTACAGTATCTGATTCGGTCGTTATAGGCCGATGTAGAGATAGTGTAGACACTGAAGTCATTTAGCTTGGCAATGAACAGGGTTCTTTGTTTCCTGCACTGTCAACATTTTATTTAGATGATTTGCTAACAACACATAGTCATATCACTTTGAGATATTACATAAGATAGTGTAGAAGCATTATATCCATTCCAAATGATCAAGGATATATAAAAATAACACTTCATAAGACTTCTATGATGGTCTTATATCGACCAGATATTAACCTGGTTAAGCTAGGTGGCTTGACCAATGGTCCCTTTACATAATGAGCAATGCTGTCGATGTTGAAGTGCTGAGTCCTTGAGAACACCAACATACTCCGAGGCCCAGCAGCTCCGTGTTGTTTctggttacataagacaacacgtcacacattttttttacttgaggAATACTGCACCAAACTATTTAGTTAGATGTATAACTGCACAATGAAACCATTCTTGgcaaaaacatcaacatttattaCAGATATCTTTAGATTAATTCTGGGGGTTTTGAGGAAGTGAAAAAAGGTTTCCGTGTCTTCAGTGTCTCATGGGGGAAAACATCATTAACCAAAAGCAgaatcggtcaggaaacacacctccaagactgaaatctaaTTTTTCCAATTGGCGTGTTCATTCACTCTAACCATTCTCCCTCCATATAATATAGTTCTCATCCcatagtgcgtgtgtgtggcgaGAATCGCCGGGTGTTCCTCTGGTCTCAGGCTAAACACTGTTTCTTTGAAGAACATGTTTAAACTCCCTCTCCCCACACACCTGCAACGACTGTTTTTATTACAATTTTGATCTGACTCTTGGGTCTGCAAAGTTTAGGGTTCAAAACTGAACTTGGATCCACGTTAAGTAGCAACGATACTTAAATATGAACttcaccgaacaaaacatacatgtattgtgtaacatgaagtcctatRagtgtcatctgatgaagatcatcaaaggttagtgattaattttatctctatttctgctttttgttactcctctctttggcttgaaaaattactgtctttttctgtgacttggctctaacctaacataatcgtttagtGTGTTTTCgtagtaaaacctttttgaatttACAACaactgtatctttaaaatggtgtaaaaaacgtgtatgtttgaggaatttaaattatgggattactgttgttttgaatttggcgccctgcactttcactggctgttgaagaggtgggacgctaacgtctcacgtaccctagagaggttaacaagctatagttttggcaagtcggttaggacatctactttgtgcatgacacgtcatttttccaacaattctttacagacagattatttcacttataattcactatcacaattccagtgggtcagaagtttacataatctaagttgactgtgcctttaaacagcttggaagattccagaCAATTCCatcatggctctagaagcttctgatgggctaattgacatcatttgagtcaattggaggtttacctgtggatgtatttcaaggcctaccttcaaactcagtgcctctttgcttgacatcatgggaaaatcaaaagaagtcagccaagaactcagaaaaaaaattgtagacctccacaagtctggttcatccttgggagcaatttccaaatgcctgaaagtaccacgttcatctgtacaaacaatagtatgcaagtataaacgccatgggaccacgcagccgtcataccgctcaggaaggagacgcgttctgtctcctagagttgaacgtactttggtgcgaaaagtgcaaatcaatcccagaacaacagcaaaggcccttgtgaagatgctggaggaaacaggtacaaagtatctgtatccacagtaaaacgagtcctatatcaacataacctgaatggctgctcagcaaggaagccactgctccaaaaccgccataaaaaagacagactacggtttgcaactgcacatggggacaaagatcgtgcttttggagaaatgtcctctggtctgatgaaacaaaaatataactgtttggccataatgaccatcattatgtttagaggaaaaagggggaggcttgcaagctgaagaacaccatcccaaccgtgaagcacgggggtggtaacatcatgttgtgggggtgctttgctgcaggagggactggtgcacttcacaaaatagatggcatcatgaggcaggaaaattatgtggatatattgaagcaacatctcaagacatcagtcaggaagttaaagcttggtcgcaaatgggtcttccaaatggacaatgaccccaagcatacttccaaagttgtggcaaaatggcttaaagacaacaaagtcaaggtattggagtggacatcacgaagccctgacctcaatcctatagaaaatgtgagggcagaactgaaagagcatgtgcgagcaaggtggcctacaaacctgactcagttacaccagctctgtgaggaggaatgggccaaaattcacccaacttattgtgggaagcttgtggaaggctacccgaaacgtttcacccaagttaaacaatttaaaggcaatgctaccaaatactaattgagtgtatgtaaacttctaacccactgggaatgtgatgaaagaaataaaagctgaaataaataattctctctactattattctgagatttcacattcttaaaataaagtggtgatcctaattgacctaaaacagggaatttttactaggtttaaatgtcaggaattgtgaaaaactgagtttaaatctatttggctaaggtgtatgtaaacgtccgacttcaactgtatataatgacgCAAAATACAAGGCAAGTCTAGACCTCTACTTATTAATTCCTGTGAGAGACAGTAGAACAAGAGATTAAAGAGGAGAGGACACTTACGATCCAGTCCGTTGACGTATCTCATGCTGATCTCGCAGTGGCCCCACACGGCGCTGACGATGGGGTACAGCTTCTTCCCCTTCAGGCCTCTGAACGCCACTCCCAGGTACTGTCCGTCCACCGTGAAACTCAACGTGCCCTCGTCCATATCCAACACCACTAGAAGAGCGTCCGGCAACACGAAAGCCTCCTCTGGCTCTAAGAAACACGGATATGAAGGTAGGGAAGCCTGGGCCCGGTTCTTACTGTCATGGTACAGTCGGTTCCTGCCCAAGTCCCACCCCCAGGACTCTGAGTCACTGCCCACTAGCGCCATGTAGCCGACCGAGTGTAAGGGGGCGTCAGCGGTGGCAACTCCCACCACGGCATGTGTTCCTCGCTGTCTCACTGGCCAGTGGATCCGCCAGACGTGAAGTCCCCGCGTGTAGCCCACTTGGCCGCGGATGCAGTCGGTGCTCTGGGCTACGGGGTGGCGGTGGAAGGTCAGTTTGTCCTCCTCCTTGATGAAGACGTTGAGCGAGCGATCCTCTGGGTTCCAGGCGTGGCGGAGCTGTAGGTCTGGAGGCGCGGCGGGCATGTCTAGAAGTAGGTCCAACCGGGGTGGCTTGTGGAAGTCGGGGCCCCGCAGCTCGGGGTGGAGGAGCCGGCGGTGGGCCGAGGGACGGAACGAGGGTGAGCCGCCCTCGCCGCGACTGTCCACTGACTTGATGCCGCCAGAgattttctggcccatggtggcggtgagaAAGGGGGAGTGGAAAGGGGGAGGAAGCTGTTAGTTTGGGTCGGTTTGGTCCTCCGTCGCCCCGGCGTTACCTCATCAAAGCGGATTTTCAGTGCAGTAACCAGTGGAACCACAGGGAGTGGTGATGATGCACTCCTGTTGCAGGCTCACGCCACAAATCCGCCTTCAAAAGGGGCCAACGAAGACACGCCTGCGAGGAGAgcgcagagagaggagaatgtgAGTACATGTAAGGTTACAGATTGTTATGACTGCTCTGTTCTGGCAGGAATCACTGCCTCCCTGAAAAACACAGTCAAACAAagtactagagagagagacagacagacagacagggagggagagagacagacagagacaaagtgtGAACGACAGGgaaaaagatggagagaagtggaaaggcagcgagagagggagcgagagagagataacagagtaGATCAGAGGGCAGTATGAAGGCTACTCCACAGCTCTTCATGCAAAACACAAACATGTGGGGGTGTTAACAGGAACAAATAAACTAAAAGGACGGGTGTACTGCAAACAAACACTTCCTGACTAACCTACCCCCTTTCCAgactaacacacccacacacactgatcGAAGGCAGGCCTACTCTTTCAACATCTGCATTAAAGAGTACAGATGCCCACACACATACTGTTAACCCTCTACATTCGTACCCacatacaggttgaaaatggcagatttggacactgatttggtttttctttctttctccttgcattttgtatttatattgtgtgtattttctgtaatttgtgTAATTCAGGGTTCATCTGTAAAATAGACCTTgatctcagcatgactccctgatAAAWtaaaggttaaataaataaaaaataagtgccTAAAtcggaacgcagtggctgtacatgAACATTCTCTAAATGATGTCAGCGCTCAGGCTCcgcgcttcacagcgctgtatgagtTGACTGACAGACGTTCTGAACTTCAGCACAAGACAAGAAGTTACCCCCGTCACTCCCGCTAATTAGGCaacttttgaaaaaaatgtattttctgagGGAAATGCAGTAAATTAAGAGGAATAATCTATGAGACATTGAAGATGATAATAAATACMGCGTTGATGTCATACGAGCAAGCCAAAcatccaaatgtgcacttcacatttccatatcataaaactcatgtcatataaagtgtcaacgtttatgatcaatGTTTTTTCTATTGTGAGAAAATTCATAGAGGAACAGGCACCTGAATGCACGCATGACTcttttctatgcgcaccaaaattccaatctgtttctctgaattgccctRTGAAAGCCTAACTCTGTAAGATCATAACTTAGCTattcatgttggcaatagaacaagatttcaaatgatgcccacctgacccagattacGATTTATAATGGCCCGTTTTTGGATTGCATAAACAACTAATTGTGTGATGCGGAGGTGCAGGGCTGCGCTCCAagcaaaacaactacaagtgtgcttgctctagtttcTCAATGGCACAACTAGGAGAGTTCAAAAatgactcttctttgagtcataaaagtgcattgaataTGCTTTTCATTATTATTCTGTAAGAAATATATTTTGTGATGGGGGGGGGTCGTATCGCTTTtacaatatcacaatattatttgtgctagttggctgtacctgcacaaaaactaaaaaaatgtttcccccatgactgatcaaaacgtattttctcatggctctcttgtccctctgcagcagacatatatatgatgagtatttatgtttggaacatcaaatcgccaTACATAGAGAATTGCAGTATATATATCGGCACCGAAGTATCATGGTAATATCGTGAGGTCCYTKGCAATTCCCAGCCCTTATCCATATTGGCCAATTCCCAGCCCTTATCCATATTGATCAATTCCCAGCCCTTATCCATATTGATCAATTCCCAGCCCTTATCCATATTGATCAATTCCCAGCCCTNCCCTTATCCATATTGATCAATTCCCAGCCCTTATCCATATTGATCAATTCCCAGCCCTTATCCATATTGATCAATTCCCAGCCCTTATCCATATTTGCCCATTCCCaggagtgtaaagggttaaagcaTCCTGAGTGGTGTTCCTCTACAGCCAAGACTACAACTCAGAGGCGGCTAGCGTTCATTTAGATAATGCATTTTTAATGAGCGCATTTTAGAAAAGGAGCAGAGTTGGCAAAAACAGGAAGGGAAAAAAATGTCATAATTTATTGCCCCAATCCCTTGAGCTACCCGGGCCTAAAAAAACTCTTCAAACAAAGTCCCTGTTTGCCACAGCCAAAACATCATTAATCACAAGTGATGTGAAAAGGAACACTGAACTAGGAGATCATATAAGATTGGCTGataataagtaaaaaatactagGGCTCTACATAACGCTAGCAGGCAGTTCCTGTtccgacaaacacacacacaaacaggtccCACTTGGCTGCATGgatgcacacaaacagacacacacacacagacagacagttcctGCTCAGCTGAAGTGATGTATACATAACTTCCTGAACACAGGGAAAGGTACACTCATACCTCAGACTGGGAAGTGGCACTGACGCACCTCTTGGGGGTAAAGACACACAAAAGTATACACAGCTGACAGTTACAGTATATACTgaacggtactgtactgtacacacagatgTCAGACTGTGAAAGAGAGGTCTACTGTTGCTATGTAAGCTAAGGTaagcacagacacaaacacagtaaAACAGTCAACACTCCGACACAGGGAGGGAAGACACAGCCTGAAAGAGAGAGGTCTGTCTATGTAAGTTAACAGGAAGGAGGGTGACCAGACAGCCCTggctcaccccatctctctctctctccctccgtcttccTCCCATCAAATGAGAAGAGGAATGACGTCATGAGAGCtggcagagagtgtgtgtggcacCAGAGTTCAgtttgtgcctgtgtgagtgtgtgtgtgcgcgcgcacacgTCCACTTATCCCCTCTCCCCCCAGATGGCTCCTCTACTCAGCTGGCCCAGAACCAGTTTGGGATGGCATGTGGCTGGCAACCTACGCGTTACACTCGTTGTCAAGGGGTTGCTTCACCACTGACCTGCGTCGCCACGGTCATCATTACCACGGTTACCCCTCTGAAGGGACCTGGACCCAGCGTTTGGCGTGAAGAGCTACAACATGACCATCTGCTGTTTACACATGCCCTCTCTTCCCCTATTTGTCTCATGTCTCTGGCACACTTCATGGTTCCCCCCAGACTTCTGCCGACTCATTTAGGAGAGTGCTTTTCTCTGTCATCATCCCTTTGTTTAGCTGGGTTAGACAGGTGTGGCAGTTAGGGGAGCAGACAGCAGAGGTgtcaggcacacacactcacacgcatggcaattgagaatatgttttgttgttacaCTGACATGAGCATGGCTCTCCCTCAAAGGAGGTTAGGATGGGAAACATCTAAAAATGGGGTTTCTCTTGAGGAGAGAGAKAGAGAGACCGACCAAAGGCACAGACCAAAAGTGACCAAGATAGAACCAGATAAAGAGATGTTTGATGGCAGACTAGTTGGGTAGGTTGTACCTACCCAACTAGTGTCAAAATTGAGTCAATGTCAAAATTGAGTTGTTttagaatttttacaaattaatttaaaaaatgaagaaagTCAATAAAGTATTCaacatttgttatggcaagcctaataagttcagaagtaaagaTGTGCTTAACGAGTCATATAATAagatgcatggactcactctgtgtgcaataatactgcttaacatgatttttgaatgaacaCATCTCtgaaccacacacatacagatcattgtaaggtccctcagtcgagcagtgaatttcaaacagattcaaccacaaagacttgggaggttttccaatgcctcacaaagggcacctattggtaaataaaaacattagtacaaaaaaacagacattgaacatccctatgatcatggtgaagttactaaatacactttggagggtgtatcaatacacccagtcactacaaagatacagatgtccttcctaactcagttgcctagGGGAAGGAAatcgcttagggatttcaccatgaggacaatggtgactgtga harbors:
- the LOC111979706 gene encoding SPRY domain-containing SOCS box protein 4-like isoform X1, with the translated sequence MGQKISGGIKSVDSRGEGGSPSFRPSAHRRLLHPELRGPDFHKPPRLDLLLDMPAAPPDLQLRHAWNPEDRSLNVFIKEEDKLTFHRHPVAQSTDCIRGQVGYTRGLHVWRIHWPVRQRGTHAVVGVATADAPLHSVGYMALVGSDSESWGWDLGRNRLYHDSKNRAQASLPSYPCFLEPEEAFVLPDALLVVLDMDEGTLSFTVDGQYLGVAFRGLKGKKLYPIVSAVWGHCEISMRYVNGLDPEPLPLVDLCRRAARVALGRERLQEIETLPLPQSLKNYLQYQ
- the LOC111979706 gene encoding SPRY domain-containing SOCS box protein 4-like isoform X2 — encoded protein: MGQKISGGIKSVDSRGEGGSPSFRPSAHRRLLHPELRGPDFHKPPRLDLLLDMPAAPPDLQLRHAWNPEDRSLNVFIKEEDKLTFHRHPVAQSTDCIRGQVGYTRGLHVWRIHWPVRQRGTHAVVGVATADAPLHSVGYMALVGSDSESWGWDLGRNRLYHDSKNRAQASLPSYPCFLEPEEAFVLPDALLVVLDMDEGTLSFTVDGQYLGVAFRGLKGKKLYPIVSAVWGHCEISMRYVNGLDQTTRSCWASEYVGVLKDSALQHRQHCSLCKGTIGQAT